From a region of the Halolamina sp. CBA1230 genome:
- a CDS encoding DUF63 family protein has product MFSLRERADENPERLWAGTVGALLVALVGGSLIAPETVYDGFIWHYFWGPVQADAHNAVCAIRPGSTVEYLYSSSACQAAAEPVAYPGYTVVSEIGYIVSLLLTITGVVMLLERLGIGQRRGLFWAMVPFMLLGGALRTVEDAHNAIGDSWFDYPLNTLLISPIIYFTIFVIALACILAALGLSRQGYVDRYEYPLGAMGAVAFLLSIVYLSYLAATESAVTFYPLVLIAMVGLSAAAAAATWYAIEAVAPEINEGTGLAGAMVLVAHAVDGAANVIGLDYLKALGVPYNLNPKHPANQFIVDFFGAAWPFLVVKMAAATFLIWVFEPDLVEETPRYTTLLLIAVSAVGLGPGSRDLLRSVFGV; this is encoded by the coding sequence ATGTTCTCCCTCCGTGAGCGGGCCGACGAGAACCCGGAGCGACTCTGGGCCGGGACCGTCGGGGCGCTCCTGGTGGCGCTGGTCGGGGGGTCGCTGATCGCCCCCGAAACCGTCTACGACGGGTTCATCTGGCACTACTTCTGGGGGCCGGTGCAGGCCGACGCCCACAACGCGGTCTGTGCGATCCGCCCCGGCAGCACCGTCGAGTACCTGTACAGTTCGTCCGCGTGTCAGGCGGCGGCCGAGCCGGTCGCCTACCCCGGCTACACGGTCGTCAGCGAGATCGGCTACATCGTCTCGCTGCTGCTGACGATCACCGGCGTCGTGATGCTGCTCGAACGCCTGGGTATCGGCCAGCGCCGCGGGCTGTTCTGGGCGATGGTGCCGTTCATGCTGCTCGGCGGCGCGCTGCGGACCGTCGAGGACGCTCACAACGCGATCGGCGATAGCTGGTTCGACTACCCGCTGAACACGCTGCTGATCAGCCCGATCATCTACTTCACCATCTTCGTGATCGCGCTGGCTTGCATCCTGGCCGCGCTGGGGCTCTCCCGACAGGGGTACGTCGATCGCTACGAGTACCCTCTCGGGGCGATGGGGGCCGTCGCCTTCCTGCTCTCGATCGTCTACCTCTCCTACCTCGCCGCTACCGAGTCGGCGGTGACGTTCTACCCGCTGGTGCTGATCGCGATGGTCGGCCTCTCGGCGGCCGCGGCCGCAGCGACGTGGTACGCCATCGAGGCGGTCGCCCCCGAGATCAACGAGGGGACGGGGCTGGCCGGCGCGATGGTGCTCGTCGCCCACGCCGTCGACGGCGCCGCGAACGTGATCGGCCTCGACTACCTGAAAGCGCTGGGCGTGCCGTACAACCTCAACCCGAAACACCCCGCCAACCAGTTCATCGTCGACTTCTTCGGCGCCGCGTGGCCGTTCCTCGTCGTGAAGATGGCCGCGGCGACGTTCCTGATCTGGGTGTTCGAGCCCGACCTGGTCGAGGAGACGCCGCGGTACACGACGCTGCTGCTGATCGCCGTCAGCGCCGTCGGGCTCGGCCCCGGGTCGAGAGACCTGCTCCGCTCCGTTTTCGGCGTCTGA
- a CDS encoding RNase J family beta-CASP ribonuclease, producing the protein MEVEIATIGGYEEVGRQCTAVRAGQDVVIFDMGLNLSKVLIHDNVETEQMHSLDLIDMGAIPDDRVMSEIEGDVQAIVPTHGHLDHIGAISKLAHRYDAPVVGAPFTIELTKQQIQSESKFEVDNDLIKMEAGETMQIGDETEMEFVNVTHSIIDAINPVLHTPEGAVVYGLDKRMDHTPVIGDPIDMERFREIGREGEGVLAYIEDCTNAAKKGRTPSERVAREHLRDVMMSLEDYDGGIVATTFSSHIARVKSLVEFAEEIGREPVLLGRSMEKYSGTAERLGFVDFPDDLGMYGHRKSVDRTFKRIMKEGKENYLPIVTGHQGEPRAMLTRMGRGETPYDIEEGDKVIFSARVIPEPTNEGQRYQSEQLLRMQGAHIYDEIHVSGHLREEGHYQMLEALQPENVFPGHQDLKNAAQYVDMCESEGYTLGEDIHLSRNGQVHQLTE; encoded by the coding sequence ATGGAAGTCGAAATCGCAACAATCGGCGGCTACGAGGAAGTCGGTAGACAGTGTACAGCAGTCCGCGCGGGACAGGACGTGGTCATCTTCGACATGGGTCTGAACCTGAGTAAGGTCCTGATCCACGACAACGTCGAGACCGAGCAGATGCACAGTCTCGACCTGATCGACATGGGCGCGATCCCGGACGACCGCGTCATGTCCGAGATCGAGGGCGACGTGCAGGCCATCGTGCCCACGCACGGCCACCTCGACCACATCGGCGCCATCTCGAAGCTGGCCCACCGCTACGACGCCCCAGTCGTCGGCGCCCCCTTCACCATCGAGCTGACGAAACAGCAGATCCAGAGCGAGTCCAAGTTCGAGGTCGACAACGACCTGATCAAGATGGAGGCGGGCGAGACGATGCAGATAGGCGACGAGACCGAGATGGAGTTCGTCAACGTCACCCACTCCATCATCGACGCGATCAACCCCGTGCTCCACACGCCGGAGGGCGCCGTGGTGTACGGGCTGGACAAGCGCATGGACCACACGCCCGTCATCGGCGACCCGATCGACATGGAGCGGTTCCGCGAGATCGGCCGCGAGGGCGAGGGCGTGCTGGCGTACATCGAGGACTGCACCAACGCCGCGAAGAAGGGCCGGACGCCCTCCGAGCGCGTCGCCCGCGAGCACCTGCGCGACGTGATGATGAGCCTGGAGGATTACGACGGCGGCATCGTCGCCACCACCTTCTCCAGCCACATCGCCCGCGTGAAGAGCCTCGTGGAGTTCGCCGAGGAGATCGGCCGCGAGCCGGTGCTGCTCGGTCGCTCGATGGAGAAGTACTCCGGCACGGCCGAGCGCCTCGGCTTCGTCGACTTCCCGGACGACCTCGGGATGTACGGCCACCGCAAGTCCGTCGACCGCACGTTCAAGCGGATCATGAAGGAGGGGAAGGAGAACTACCTCCCGATCGTCACCGGCCACCAGGGCGAGCCCCGCGCGATGCTCACCCGGATGGGTCGCGGCGAGACCCCCTACGACATCGAGGAGGGTGACAAGGTCATCTTCAGCGCCCGCGTGATCCCGGAGCCGACCAACGAGGGCCAGCGCTACCAGTCCGAGCAGCTGCTCCGGATGCAGGGAGCCCACATCTACGACGAGATCCACGTCTCGGGCCACCTGCGCGAGGAGGGCCACTACCAGATGCTCGAGGCGCTCCAGCCCGAGAACGTGTTCCCGGGCCACCAGGACCTCAAGAACGCCGCACAGTACGTCGACATGTGTGAGTCCGAGGGGTACACGCTGGGCGAGGACATCCACCTCTCCCGGAACGGCCAGGTCCACCAGCTCACGGAGTAA
- the idsA3 gene encoding geranylfarnesyl diphosphate synthase — MSEDATVERLLAAVKQRRERVNDAIVEELPIEEPERLYEASRYLLDAGGKRLRPTVCLLVGEALTDVEPGSADYRAFPALFDGEVDLMRAAVGIEVIQSFTLIHDDIMDDDDLRRGVPAVHREYDESTAILAGDTLYAKAFEFMTDTGSRPELSVAATNRLARTCTEICEGQALDVEFENRSGVLPDEYLEMIELKTAVLYGASAAIPAILLGAGDDTVEALRQYGIDSGRAFQIQDDLLDLTVSSEELGKQRGSDLVGEKETLITLHARQQGVDVDSLVDAESADELTEAEVADAVDRLEDAGSIEYARSKAQELTDRSKGHLDALPENEARRLLADLADYLINRGY, encoded by the coding sequence ATGAGCGAGGACGCGACGGTCGAACGGCTGCTCGCCGCGGTGAAACAGCGCCGCGAGCGGGTCAACGACGCCATCGTCGAGGAGCTCCCGATCGAGGAGCCCGAACGGCTGTACGAGGCCTCCCGCTACCTGCTCGACGCCGGCGGGAAGCGACTGCGCCCGACGGTGTGTCTGCTCGTCGGCGAGGCGCTGACCGACGTCGAGCCGGGGAGCGCCGACTACCGCGCGTTCCCCGCGCTGTTCGACGGCGAAGTCGACCTCATGCGGGCGGCGGTGGGGATCGAGGTGATCCAGTCGTTCACGCTGATCCACGACGACATCATGGACGACGACGACCTCCGGCGCGGCGTGCCGGCGGTCCACCGCGAGTACGACGAGTCGACCGCGATCCTCGCGGGCGACACGCTGTACGCCAAGGCGTTCGAGTTCATGACCGACACGGGCAGCCGGCCTGAACTCTCCGTCGCGGCCACGAACCGCCTCGCGCGCACCTGTACGGAGATCTGCGAGGGGCAGGCGCTGGACGTGGAGTTCGAGAACCGCTCGGGCGTGCTGCCCGACGAGTATCTGGAGATGATCGAACTCAAGACCGCCGTGCTGTACGGCGCCTCCGCGGCCATCCCCGCGATCCTGCTGGGTGCCGGCGACGACACCGTCGAGGCGCTGCGCCAGTACGGGATCGACTCCGGGCGCGCGTTCCAGATCCAGGACGACCTGCTCGACCTCACGGTGTCCAGCGAGGAGCTGGGCAAGCAGCGCGGCTCGGACCTCGTCGGCGAGAAGGAGACGCTGATCACGCTCCACGCGCGCCAGCAGGGCGTCGACGTGGACAGCCTCGTCGACGCCGAGAGCGCCGACGAGCTCACCGAAGCCGAGGTGGCCGACGCGGTCGACCGGCTGGAGGACGCGGGCAGCATCGAGTACGCCCGCTCGAAGGCCCAGGAGCTGACCGACCGCTCGAAGGGGCATCTCGACGCGCTGCCGGAGAACGAGGCCCGCCGGCTGCTCGCTGATCTGGCGGACTACCTGATCAACCGCGGCTACTGA
- a CDS encoding DMT family transporter gives MSRYQDAGLFAVLAVAWGVGFSAIEVGLETIPPILFAGFRFDVGAVVTIGALAALGRLDLPRTRADLQAILVAAALLVFGNVFFLFFGQLYTSGSVASVVYSLNPVLTVGFAALLLASDGLAPRDAVGIALGLIGVVLIAQPSPTVAAEPPAAAPAILDGAFELLGPDALGATLVFGAVISVAAGSVLLRRVEAPMASLPTTGWAMGLGAIMLHAASLGLGEELMVPSGRWTWVAVAYVGVVASSVGYGAYFTLMRRRGPFTANLVSYAVPPVASLTGWALLDESLPPAAVAGFACILLGFLVLNREVVREELDRLTA, from the coding sequence GTGTCCCGCTACCAGGACGCCGGGCTGTTCGCGGTGTTGGCCGTCGCGTGGGGGGTGGGGTTCTCCGCCATCGAAGTCGGCCTGGAGACGATCCCGCCGATCCTGTTCGCGGGCTTTCGCTTCGACGTCGGCGCAGTCGTGACGATCGGCGCGCTCGCGGCGCTGGGACGGCTGGACCTCCCCCGGACCCGCGCGGACCTGCAGGCGATCCTCGTCGCGGCGGCGCTGCTGGTGTTCGGCAACGTGTTCTTCCTCTTCTTCGGCCAGCTCTACACTTCCGGCTCGGTCGCGTCGGTCGTGTACAGCCTCAACCCCGTGCTCACGGTGGGGTTTGCGGCCCTACTGCTCGCGAGCGACGGGCTCGCTCCCCGTGACGCTGTGGGAATCGCGCTCGGGCTGATCGGCGTCGTGTTGATCGCGCAGCCGTCGCCGACCGTCGCGGCCGAACCGCCGGCGGCGGCGCCCGCAATCCTCGACGGCGCGTTCGAACTGCTCGGCCCCGACGCGCTCGGTGCGACACTGGTGTTCGGTGCCGTCATCTCGGTCGCCGCGGGCAGCGTGCTGCTGCGCCGCGTCGAGGCGCCGATGGCCAGCCTCCCGACCACGGGCTGGGCGATGGGGCTCGGCGCGATCATGCTCCACGCCGCGAGTCTCGGGCTGGGTGAGGAGCTGATGGTGCCCTCGGGACGGTGGACGTGGGTCGCCGTGGCCTACGTCGGCGTCGTCGCGAGCTCGGTGGGCTACGGCGCGTACTTCACGCTGATGCGCCGCCGGGGGCCGTTCACCGCGAACCTCGTGAGCTACGCGGTGCCGCCGGTCGCCTCGCTCACGGGGTGGGCGCTGCTGGACGAGTCGTTACCGCCGGCCGCCGTCGCCGGGTTCGCGTGTATCCTCCTGGGCTTTCTCGTGCTCAACCGCGAGGTCGTCCGCGAGGAACTGGACCGGCTGACGGCCTGA